The following nucleotide sequence is from Bacteroidota bacterium.
AATGGCAAGAATTAATAAAGAGAGTGTGAATTTTATTTTATTCATTTTGATATATATTGAAATTTCCCTTGTTCAGGGCATCGTTGTAGATGTCTGCCTCGAGCTGTTGTATAAACTGTATTTTACGTTTGTTCAACAGTATATTTTTTATGTTCTCCTGCACATATTCCAGCGGAGCTACTGTACCTTCCAACCGATAATCGACAATGCGTAAAAAATAATAATAGCCAGTATCCGCAACTTCGATGTTCTTTTGTGTTTGTAGTATGCTTTTTGGCTTGTTATAGAGAGGTGGTAGCTTATTCAGGTAAGAATCGAACCTGACCCATTGATCTTCGAAATATTCTACCTCTGTTGCAAATTGGTAGCAGTAGGCCTCAAGATTTTTTATATGCTCCGGATTATCGGAGCGGTACCATTGCCGCACATTTCTTATATCTGGTGCACTGATTGGTATTTTAAGGTAAATGCCTTTGGCCAGGTTTTCGTTTAAAATGTTGTTAGAGGCATTTTCTTTGTAATAAGCCTCAATGGCTGCTTGTGTGATGTTGGTATCCAGTCTCTGTTGGATTAGTTTTTGCTCGTAACGGAAAATGAGCAGCGAGGTAAGGTAATCATCCAGTTGTTTTTCGACATTTTTATCGGCTTCGGACAGTTTGCTGTTGGCTTGCGCCAGAATCAATTGTTTTTTAACCCATTGTGCAACTATGTTTTGCGACAAAGCAATGCTATCAGCCTCAGCCAGATTTTCCGGTATCAATGATTTCAGGTCCGAAACATAAAGGTATTTATCATAAACTCTGGCTACGGGAATTTCATTCTTATCGGCCGATTTACGTGAACAACCGAAAAGGGTAAAAACAAAAATCAGCAGGTAAAGTAGTCTTTTCATGGCTCTATTTGTTTGCTTCTGCTTTAAGTTTTTCGAACAAGGCTGTGTTGATTTCTATTTGGTTTTTATTTCTCAATTCCTTCATCCATTCATTTTCGAGGTAATTTTGGTAATCGGAGATATAAAGCCCTTTAGCCTCGTCTAACTTTTTATCTGCTACAGGCCATATTTCAGCAACATAAAAAAAGTAGTTCAAAGCCTGATCTTTTTCGACCAAATAAGTGGATTTTTTCCATGTAAGCTTGTCGGCCATGGCATCGATACCTTTCTCATAAATCTTTTTTTCAAGGGTGATACAAGCAATGGTGTCCGAGCCACACAGGTTAGTTTGCAGGTAGTCTATTCCCAGGTCGCCTTTCTTTTGCTGCTTCTTAAGCAATGCCGGTAAGGCAGCGGTGAAACTGCTGTCGGTGTAGGTGTAAATATTAACACCAATACGCTCATTCCATTTATATTTATTGGCTTGCTGGTAGAAGGCTTCCAGACCGCTTGTATCGGTTTGAGCGCGGTCCCATACCATATCGTTGGTAATATTAAATAGCAGGATACCGTCGTGGTATTCTTCCAGCAGGTTTTTATACTCCACGTTTATATGCTGGAGATTGGCCATGGCATAATCGTATAATTTGGCATCGGCATATTCCTCTAAATTAATCCGAAGGTTGGTTTCAAAAGATTGATTTTTGTTGACTCGCGCTTTACGGCCTCCAATGTATAAGGCAAAATCGTATTGCGAATAGCTTGAATCGCCAATATGCAGGATTTCTTTAGTTAAACCTGATGCTTTGGTGGCATCCCAATTTTTCTGATAAAAAGAGCTATCCATCAGGCTTAATATTTCTGCTTTATTCTCCGCATAAATAGTAACAGGATATTGATTTTTAAGCTCCGAAAATTGTTGTTGTTTAAGGGTAGCTTTACGGATGTTATCGCGTTCAACCTGTTTAGTAATTCTTTCTTCAGATTCTTCAAAGGTTTCCATTGGGTATTTGGCGAGCACGTAACCGATGTGATATCCGCCTTTTGTTTCGATGGGCCTGGTGTATTCTCCGTTGTTTAGCTTAAAGCAGGGATCCAGAAATTCGTCCGGGGCCTGGCCGGTACGCAACCATCCAATCTCGCCATTGCGATCGATGGATCGGGGATTTTCAGAGTATTCCTTCACGGCATCATTCCAGGGTTTTCCGTTTTGTAAATCCTGATAGGCACGTTCAATCTTTTCTTTAGATGCCATCTTTTCTGGTTCAGATGCGCCCTCAGGAATGCGGGTCATGATGTGGGCAACTTTCACACTGCCCCTGCTGTTGCGGCGGTTATGGACCTTAATAAGATGGTATCCGAAACTGGTGCGTGCAATGGCAGATACTTGTCCTGCCGGGGTGTTGTAAGCAGCCGTTTCGAATGGATAAACCATGCGGAATACTGTAAAATAACCAAGATGACCTTTGTTTTCGGCCGCCGAGGGATCGTCTGATACTGCAGAAGCAATTTGGTCGAAAGGCTCGCCACCCAAAACTCTGGCCCTTATTGCTGCAATTTTTTCATAAGCTTTCAGTGTGTCTTTTGGAGAAGCAAATTCATCGCACTTTATTAAAATATGCGAAGCGTCAATTTCAATGAGCGAACGTTCAAAAGCCTCCTGGATTAATTTTTCCTGGTAGCTTTTATTCTCCAGGTAAGGTTGGGCAAGTTGCCGACGATAACCATCAAACTCACTTATAAAACTAGGTAGGGTATCGTATCCTTTGGCCTGTGCCTCAATTACCTTCAACTTATAATTTATAAAAAGGTCGAGGTATTCGTCAAGGTCTTTTTTATCTGCTTCGGGAGTAATGTCGATGTTTTTGTTGTAAACCCTTAAAAATTCATCCGACGAAAATGGTTTTCCTGAAATACTAAGCAGAGTGTCGGTTTGAGCCTTTAAAAATACAGGTGTACAAAAAAGAATTGTGAAGGCGATTGAAACAAATACTCTCATCATGGCTTGGGTGTTGGTTATTAATTATCCTTTATTTTTTGTTTAAATAGTTTCTTTCAGATTATTTAATAAATCTACCTTTTGTATAAAAAACTCATTCGCTTGAAGTAACGCGCATTACATGGTGTTTATTACCTGCTGTAGTTGGGTGCTTCGCGCGTGATATCCACATCATGCGGATGGCTTTCGTTGATACCCGAGTTGGTAATGCGTACAAACCTTGCATCGTGCAGTTTCTCTATATTTTTTGCTCCACAGTATCCCATGCCTGCTCTCAGGCCACCAAGCATCTGGAAGATAACCTCGGTAAGGGTTCCTTTGTAAGGCACGCGGGCCACAATGCCTTCAGGAACCAGTTTGGTCACTTCCGCTTCGGGATCCTGAAAATACCTGTCGCCTGAGCCCTGTTGCATGGCTTCAACAGAACCCATGCCACGATATGATTTGTATTTTCTTCCATTGTAAATAATAGTTTCACCTGGAGATTCTTCTACTCCGGCAAAAAGCGAACCTGCCATGATGCAGCTTGCTCCGGCTGCAATGGCTTTTACTATGTCGCCCGAATAACGTATGCCGCCATCGGCAATAACAGGAACACCACTTCCTTTTAAGGCATGTGCCACATCGAAAATCGCCGATAGTTGAGGAACGCCCACCCCTGCAATAACACGGGTAGTACAAATCGATCCGGGTCCAATACCTACCTTTACTCCGTCGGCTCCGGCTTTTACAAGGGCCATGGCTGCATCGGCAGTAGCAATATTGCCTACAATAACCTCAATGCCCGGAAATTTTGCTTTCACTTCTTTTAAAACTTCAATCACTCCCGAAGAGTGTCCATGTGCCGTATCGATAACCAGGGCGTCTACCCCTGCTTTTACCAGGGCTTCGGCACGGATGAGGGTATCGTTAGTGGTGCCAATGGCTGCTGCCACGCGCAATTGTCCTTTTTTATCCTTACAAGCGTTGGGACGGTCTTTGGCTTTGGTAATGTCTTTATAGGTAATCAGGCCTACAAGCAAATTGGTATCGTCCACCACGGGTAGTTTTTCTATTTTGTGCTGTTGCAGGATGGCAGCAGCTTGTTCGAGGTTGGTTTCTGGTCTGGCTGTGATAATGTTTTTGCTGGTCATTATTTCTGAAATGGGCCTGGAGTGGTTCAGTTCGAACCTTAAATCGCGGTTGGTCACAATTCCAATAAGTTTCTGCTCCTTGTCAATCACCGGTATTCCTCCGATTTTAAACTCTTTCATCAACATTAAGGCATCAGATACTTTTTGGTCTCTAAAAATGGTCACAGGGTCGCATATCATTCCATTTTCAGCCCTTTTCACTTGTTTCACCTGTTTTGCCTGCTCTTCGATGGGCATATTTTTGTGTATTACACCAATTCCACCTTCACGAGCCACCGCAATTGCCATTTTCGATTCTGTTACAGTATCCATGGCTGCCGAAACAATGGGTGCATTCAATTGAATGTTGCGACTGAAATTTGTAACCAATTCAACATTGCGTGGAATTACCTCTGAATAGGCTGGAACTAGCAACACATCGTCGAAAGTTAAGCCTTCGGAGATAATTTTTTCAGAAATAAATGACATGGCGGTATTTGTTTTTTATTTGTTATTTTCAACACATTAAAAAATGCTTTTAAATGCAGCACTTTTTTTGATTTATTCAGGCTATTCAGTTACCGGCTTAACCCTGCCGTCTGAAACAGGGTGTAAAACCTTCAGATTGCCTATTTTTCGGGTTAAATGGTGCGAAAATACAAAAAAGAAAGATACTATCCCCGCAACAAAGTACGTTTTTAAACTTTTTAACAGCTGGCACAAGGCATGAATGACCAATACACCAAGATCTTGCAACAATACTGGGGGTATAGCGATTTCAGACCTCTTCAGCGTACTGTAATCGAGTCGGTTGCAGCCGGGAAAGATACACTTGTGCTCATGCCTACCGGTGGTGGCAAGTCCATTACCTTTCAGGTTCCGGCTTTGGTGCTTGAAGGCACCTGCCTTGTTATCACACCTTTAATTGCCCTGATGAACGACCAGGTTACAAGGCTTCGGGATCTTCAAATCAAAGCTGCGGCTATTCATTCCGGACTTTCCTCGCACGAAATGAAGGTAATGACCGATAATGCCATGTACGGGGCATACAAAATTCTATACCTTTCTCCCGAGCGGCTTGCAAACGAGAATTTCCGCTCTCGCTTGCAGCATATGAAAGTGAGTTTTGTTGCAGTCGATGAGGCACATTGCATTTCGCAATGGGGATATGATTTCAGACCCTCTTATCTTACCATTGCAGGCATTCGCGAATATACCGGACAGGTTCCTGTGCTGGCACTTACCGCCAGCGCCACACCTGAAGTGGTAGAGGATATTCAGCTTAAACTACGGTTCCGGGAGAAGAATGTAATTCAATCCGACTTTTCGCGACCGAATCTGGTATTTTATGTGCGGCAAACTGAGAGCAAAATTGCGGACCTTTTAAACGTAGTGAATTCAATTCAGGGTTCGGGTATTGTGTATGTACGAAGCAGGAAAAAAACGAAAGAAATTGCAGATCATTTGCGTCGCGAAGGAATTGTGTCGGACTATTTTCATGCAGGCTTAAAATACGAAACCAGGCTTCAAAAGCAGCAAACCTGGATGCAAGGTGCAAGTCGCGTGATAGTGGCTACCAATGCCTTTGGCATGGGTATAGATAAACCCGATGTGCGCTTTGTAGTGCATGTCGATCTGCCCGATTCGCCCGAGGAATATTACCAGGAAGCCGGCAGGGCAGGGCGCGATGGCAAAAAATCCTTTGCAGTTCTTCTGGCAGGAAGCAACGACAAAGCGCAGATAAAAAAACGTCTTGCCGATAGTTTTCCGGAAATGAGCTTCATAAAGAATGTGTACCAGGCTCTGTGCAATTACCTGAAAGTACCTATTGGTGGGGCAAAGGGAATTGCTTTCGACTTTGATTTGCACAGCTTTGTAATTGCCTATAAGTTTAATCCTATACAGGCCTTTAATGCCTTGAAACTATTAGAACAACAGGGATATATTGAGCTTACTGGTGAAATGCAAAATTCATCACGCATCTATTTCTCTATTCACCGCGATGATTTGTATAATTTTCAGGTGAAGAATTCGCAATTCGATGCTTTTATTAAACTGGTGCTTCGTTCCTATACCGGACTTTTTTCAGACTATGTGCCTGTGAACGAAGAATTGCTTGCCAAAAGGGCCGGACTTACCCGCCAGATGGTTTATGAATTCTTTGTACGCTTGTCGAAAATGAATATTATCCATTACATACCAGGTAAGCGCACCGCATTAATTGTATTTCTGGAGGAACGTCTGCCCGAAAAATCGGTTTTTATTTCGGCCGAGAACTATCTGCTTCGCAAAGAGCGCTATGAGAAGAGGCTCTCTGCCGTTTTGCACTACGCTTATGCAGTCGATACCTGTCGAAATAAACTGCTGCTTGGCTATTTCGGACAAACTGATGCTGAAGAATGCGGTCAGTGCGACTATTGCCGAAACAAAAACCGTGTATTGAGCGCCGAAGTAAAAGAAGCCATTGCCCAAAAAGTGATAAACGCTTTGCAAGCAGGTGCCCTATTGCCCGATGAGCTTTATAGTCAGGTTCCTGAAGATCGTACCAACTTATCGGTAGTTTTAAGGCTCATGCTCGAAGATGACTTGCTGAGATACAACGAACTGGGTAAAATATCGATTTTTCAGAAGAGCAATGAAGCTTCTGCCTAAATACTTTTAACTTTGCAAAAAAACAGAACGTATTGAACAGTCTGGTCTATTCAAAAAACACCATCGAATTTGTTACTGTTGCCAACGAATTCTGCAAATTTATCGAGAATACTCCTGCGCAATCACTTGCCAACCTTGTTGAAACAGCACACCGCTTGCTGCCTCTGTTATACCTGAAGGGAACACTCTTGCCTGAAGTAGAAAACAGCTATGAAGAGTTTAACGAAAAATTTGTAACAGAAGCCGATTACAACCAAATCCACGACCTGCTTCTTGAAAAATTCGCAGACCACAATACTTATTTCGAGGTATTTGATCCGCTTCGGCAGGAAAATGATGAACTGGCTCAGTTGAGCCTTGCCGAAAGCCTTACTGATATCTACCAGGATATGAAGGACTTTATCATGCAATTTCAACAGGCCAGCGAAGAGATTATGCTCAATGCGATCTGGGAATGCCGGCAGAATTTTGGAGCTTATTGGGGTCAACGCACAGTAAATGTGCTGAGGGCATTGCATTACCTTCGATACAGCATCGTTGAGCTGGATAAAGAAACAACATCCAACTCTGCCCCAAAGGACTTTAATTACAACAATGTCGATACCAAAAATTGGTTGATATCGCGCATGCAAGAAAATTATACGGATGAGGAATGAGTTTTCATTTAAACCGGCAATAAGCAACGAAGATATTGCTGGCTTGCCCATTGGCAAGTTTACCGGATTAACCTACTACATCGATAGCCTTGAGAAATTTGATCAGGTAATTGACAGGCTTGAACAGGAAAAAATGCTTGGATTCGATACCGAAACCAAACCCTCTTTTAAGAAAGGGCAGGTGCACCAGGTTTCGTTGTTGCAGTTTTGCTCAAGCAAGGAGGCTTACCTTTTTCGTATCAACAAAATCGGCCTTCCTAAGCAATTGGTCAGGATATTGGCCAATGATTCTATCATTAAAGCAGGCGTAGCTATTCATGA
It contains:
- a CDS encoding peptidylprolyl isomerase, which codes for MMRVFVSIAFTILFCTPVFLKAQTDTLLSISGKPFSSDEFLRVYNKNIDITPEADKKDLDEYLDLFINYKLKVIEAQAKGYDTLPSFISEFDGYRRQLAQPYLENKSYQEKLIQEAFERSLIEIDASHILIKCDEFASPKDTLKAYEKIAAIRARVLGGEPFDQIASAVSDDPSAAENKGHLGYFTVFRMVYPFETAAYNTPAGQVSAIARTSFGYHLIKVHNRRNSRGSVKVAHIMTRIPEGASEPEKMASKEKIERAYQDLQNGKPWNDAVKEYSENPRSIDRNGEIGWLRTGQAPDEFLDPCFKLNNGEYTRPIETKGGYHIGYVLAKYPMETFEESEERITKQVERDNIRKATLKQQQFSELKNQYPVTIYAENKAEILSLMDSSFYQKNWDATKASGLTKEILHIGDSSYSQYDFALYIGGRKARVNKNQSFETNLRINLEEYADAKLYDYAMANLQHINVEYKNLLEEYHDGILLFNITNDMVWDRAQTDTSGLEAFYQQANKYKWNERIGVNIYTYTDSSFTAALPALLKKQQKKGDLGIDYLQTNLCGSDTIACITLEKKIYEKGIDAMADKLTWKKSTYLVEKDQALNYFFYVAEIWPVADKKLDEAKGLYISDYQNYLENEWMKELRNKNQIEINTALFEKLKAEANK
- the guaB gene encoding IMP dehydrogenase; the protein is MSFISEKIISEGLTFDDVLLVPAYSEVIPRNVELVTNFSRNIQLNAPIVSAAMDTVTESKMAIAVAREGGIGVIHKNMPIEEQAKQVKQVKRAENGMICDPVTIFRDQKVSDALMLMKEFKIGGIPVIDKEQKLIGIVTNRDLRFELNHSRPISEIMTSKNIITARPETNLEQAAAILQQHKIEKLPVVDDTNLLVGLITYKDITKAKDRPNACKDKKGQLRVAAAIGTTNDTLIRAEALVKAGVDALVIDTAHGHSSGVIEVLKEVKAKFPGIEVIVGNIATADAAMALVKAGADGVKVGIGPGSICTTRVIAGVGVPQLSAIFDVAHALKGSGVPVIADGGIRYSGDIVKAIAAGASCIMAGSLFAGVEESPGETIIYNGRKYKSYRGMGSVEAMQQGSGDRYFQDPEAEVTKLVPEGIVARVPYKGTLTEVIFQMLGGLRAGMGYCGAKNIEKLHDARFVRITNSGINESHPHDVDITREAPNYSR
- a CDS encoding RecQ family ATP-dependent DNA helicase — encoded protein: MNDQYTKILQQYWGYSDFRPLQRTVIESVAAGKDTLVLMPTGGGKSITFQVPALVLEGTCLVITPLIALMNDQVTRLRDLQIKAAAIHSGLSSHEMKVMTDNAMYGAYKILYLSPERLANENFRSRLQHMKVSFVAVDEAHCISQWGYDFRPSYLTIAGIREYTGQVPVLALTASATPEVVEDIQLKLRFREKNVIQSDFSRPNLVFYVRQTESKIADLLNVVNSIQGSGIVYVRSRKKTKEIADHLRREGIVSDYFHAGLKYETRLQKQQTWMQGASRVIVATNAFGMGIDKPDVRFVVHVDLPDSPEEYYQEAGRAGRDGKKSFAVLLAGSNDKAQIKKRLADSFPEMSFIKNVYQALCNYLKVPIGGAKGIAFDFDLHSFVIAYKFNPIQAFNALKLLEQQGYIELTGEMQNSSRIYFSIHRDDLYNFQVKNSQFDAFIKLVLRSYTGLFSDYVPVNEELLAKRAGLTRQMVYEFFVRLSKMNIIHYIPGKRTALIVFLEERLPEKSVFISAENYLLRKERYEKRLSAVLHYAYAVDTCRNKLLLGYFGQTDAEECGQCDYCRNKNRVLSAEVKEAIAQKVINALQAGALLPDELYSQVPEDRTNLSVVLRLMLEDDLLRYNELGKISIFQKSNEASA
- a CDS encoding DUF5063 domain-containing protein → MNSLVYSKNTIEFVTVANEFCKFIENTPAQSLANLVETAHRLLPLLYLKGTLLPEVENSYEEFNEKFVTEADYNQIHDLLLEKFADHNTYFEVFDPLRQENDELAQLSLAESLTDIYQDMKDFIMQFQQASEEIMLNAIWECRQNFGAYWGQRTVNVLRALHYLRYSIVELDKETTSNSAPKDFNYNNVDTKNWLISRMQENYTDEE
- a CDS encoding 3'-5' exonuclease domain-containing protein 2; translation: MRNEFSFKPAISNEDIAGLPIGKFTGLTYYIDSLEKFDQVIDRLEQEKMLGFDTETKPSFKKGQVHQVSLLQFCSSKEAYLFRINKIGLPKQLVRILANDSIIKAGVAIHDDIATLRKIHDFKPAGFVELQQFVKGFGIEDNSLKKLSANILGFSISKRQQTSNWESDILSPAQIEYATTDAWVCHEIYKTLIQ